A region of the Scatophagus argus isolate fScaArg1 chromosome 6, fScaArg1.pri, whole genome shotgun sequence genome:
CCTGAATTGGTCACAGGCAAGTTGATTTTTGTACTTTGTCAAACTATTTCATTAAATGGGCCTGATACAATGATGACTGCATAGTTCAACAGATTAATCTGTGAAGAATAACTATTGTCTTTCGCTCCTAGCTGATGTGTCAGCCTCCATGAGCAGTGAGGCCTCTTCAGTTTCTGAcatgatttttaattttccccatttttaattttcagaaatGAGGACGTCTGGCACTACAAAGGGCCAAGAGAAGGTGAGTTGAAAAGCTGGTGTTCAGTAACTGTCTTTACTCATGGATACAATGATGATTGCATAGTTCAGCAGATGAATCTGTGAAGAATAACTATTGTCTTTCGCTCCTAACTGATGTGTCGCACGTATTGTCGTTTAGCACTGAAGAGTTTAAAATGCCATACTAATTCTCTGCTCTCGTCCCATGCAGACATGCTGAACTGTGCTGTGAGAGTCTTCACTTCCTGGTGTTGGTAAGTATTGCCACAGATGAGACATGCAGCTAATATCAGTTCAGATGTGATGAATTTGAATCAGGTCGCTGATCCGGTTGAGGAAATTAGTCAATATTCTGAtctgtattattattgtaacaGAGCTGTAGTTTTGATTGACTTTAATTTACATTAAACTGTAACTTTGCAGTGCAGCAGAGGTCTGGATTGCTGGATTGTCTTAAAGCACAAGATGTCACAAGCATGGTGAGTATGTAAATAGACATTTAAAGCATTTCAGACCCAGATGACTAGTGGTGCCTTAATCTAAGAAGATTAAATTACTTGGCAGTTCCTACAAAGcaaattattattaactttaaaCTTTAGTGAAAACTGATCTCTAAATTTTGGGCCAACCCTACTTCCTGACCTCTGCCTCATCTGGGTCTGAAATAGCTGCACCTTTAGCTGGATCTCTATTGCTGTTTTGGTAAAACTTGATCCCAGTAGACTGGCCTGTGTGATGACAAAGTAAAGACTGACTAAACCGTGGAGTCATTTATATTAGCTCTAGCTGACCTGGTCAGTGTGCAAATGTTCTTCCAAATGTTTGGTGTTCGTATTAAATTTAAtgctgctctgtttcttcaggtttTGCCTGTTCGTTTTGGAGCCAGTTGGACTGAAAGACGAGATCAACTGAGGTGAGAATGCAAATACTTGCACAAGATGCAAAATGGACTCTGTTGGTTCAGTGATGTCTTAACAAATGTCTGACCTGAACTATAATGTGGACAATATTTGTTACTGAGGAACCCAGTGAATTAAATCTTAATCAACCAATCACTGACTTGTAataaggttttttgtttttcttttcccatctcCAGGAAAGAGCCAGGACTGACCTTGGTAAGAATTTTCTCTCTAATGCTCATTCAGTCTTAAATTGGTCAGCATTTAGATTCCTGATAGAAATTGACTGCTCAACCTGTGATGAAAAGATTCTGCCAAATGAGTTCTCCTGATTATAACCCTTACCGTTCCATTAATTCTGAGGCTGTGTGGTCAATAAGCAGCACCCGTTATCTGTCTTGAGTTGCTGGTAgcatgattttatttatttatttattttttttaatgatatctGCCTTGCTTCTTCTCAGGGGTGCTGCTGTGAAGCCCTTGAGAACCAGGAGCAAGCCCTTACCTCTGAACACTTAGCCATGAAGTGAGTGAGCCTACTGTTTTTTGCAAGGATTGTGATGAACTTGTTTAACAGTGACACAAATGCTAGGTGAAATTTAAGAACCAGCTGCCTTCAAAACTGAGGTTATGACTAGAGTCCACTAGTTTGCTGGAGAATGGGCACAAGAAAAAGGAATAAGCTTCACCTACCAGACAACTTGACAGTATCCACGTTTCTTTTATCTTCCTCAGATGCTGTTTTCATTGGATGGTGACCTGAGAGCCTGTGGATGCCAAATATCAAGATGTTTTGCAACACTTGCAGattcattaaataataatttttttaaaaaaatgattgactgcacatttttcacttttttaaattttattttttattttctatagtgttctattttcaatatttaaattttacttacctatttttttttggtagcagggacataataaatttcactgcacattgtactgtgtatgattgtgtgtgtgatgaataaACCTGTCTTGTATCTTGAAATAAAATTGAGCctgactttattttctttaacagaTTATATGATCTGTGTACCAAGAGTGTATTTACTTGATAAAGTAGACCAGCGAACAGAATTCATATTGGCACATAATGATCAAGTAGTGAGAACAgggtaaataaaacattttgccCAGTGTGACAACTAACCTGCCGTATATGTCTCCGGAAATGACGCAGTAGGAAGCGTAGGCTAGCTCGACGTCTCGCGATCGTTGATGGGCGGTATGTTCGTGAAAGTTCGCGATAGTTGGGACCCTTGCTATCCAAAAGCGAGTTTGTTTTATATACCCGTCTACCCCTCGCGGTCGGCTGTTGTGCTTAGTTTAGTAAAGTGTTACTAGACCAGTGTTTTAATGAGCCTTGTCTTAAGATGAGTGGAGTAAAGGCTTAATAAAGCATTGAAATCTGGTAATGGTGATCCTTACGACGGGCGGAGCTATGGGGCCactatacacaaacacaaatcgAGCGCTCCTCCTCCGCTAGCATGAGGAGAGTGAATTTCACACACCGAGCAGGCCGCCAGCAAACGGCCAGATTTAAATAAATGGGAGAGACACATCAGGACGCGGTGTTCAGTGTCGTTTCCGCCGCCTCGGACCAGCCTCTTCACCGATGTTTGTCCGGTGGCTGCTGCCTGTGCTCTGGGCTCTGTCCGCAGAGGCAGACTTCTTCCAGTTCGAGAGCATTTCCAATGTTTCCGCTTActattttaattatatttattgcAACATATGGGAGGGGGATTGTCAGCCTAACCAAGACGATGCTTCACAACAAGGTAAGAGACTGAGCCAAATGAAATAATGAGATGTTTGAAATCATATTATGTGTCGAAAGCAGTTACGTAATGCTCGTCAAATACACCACAATTTGTAGCCTGTTCGGTATCCATTTTACAGCAGCGTTCGTGTGTGGTTTTCTTGCTGTTGATGTGACAGTTCCTACCAGGGACCCGTGGGCAGGTTTTCCTCAGGACTACATTAGCCTGCTGCATCAGTGGTACTGTAGCCTGGGCCAGTGCTGTGAGTCTGGAGACTGCAGGATAACCAACAACATCACAGGTATCACACTTCAGCTCGGTGGCTCCATGCTTGGATGGTCCACACAACATGAGTGACGGCTTTCTGTGAAAATATACTCTCTCTGGATATTACTTTGAATCACTTTTCTTTCTGGTATAGAATTCCCTTATTAGAGTTACAGATTCACAGTTCATCATCTACAATCAAACATAACAGCAGTATGAAAGTTATTATAACACTAATATTAGTAATGAAAGTTGCTCAAATTATCTTGCTTTTGACTCTGAAATAGCCTGCATGTACTAGTCAGGGCAGCCGCTTTCAGTGACAGTGAATATTTACGTGAAATGTTCCTTTTGATGTGAATGCATGTGATGTCCCTACAGAAGTCTCACTGATAATGATGGGCATTGCAGGTTTTCTGCCAGTGCTGCatagatttattttctgatcgagagatttatttttttccgCCCtgagaagaacaaaatgaataGTGAAGAAAATTTGTTCACATTTATATCTTGAATTTGGACTTGAACGCAGCTGCTGCTTGGTATCAGTGAGTTGTAGAGAGATTTTAGAAATTCAGGTGTTCAGACTTTCAAAGAACTTCATTCGTTCATTAGTAGTTATGTGGTGCATGAGTGGGCAGCaagtttatttccatttgtCAGCTGCGTAGTTAAATTCTTGTAGCTGTTTGTCTTGATTTCCCTTTGACTCTGAATGCAAGACTGAATATtgtcacaaaatattttctaatcTGTGCTTGATTGTGGTAACATGCTAAGAGGGGAGGCTGAGATGCAGAAGCTCTTGTATCAAACATATACGTAAACATATAAAAACTGTTGCAATTTACAAGGCTTGCAGGAAAATAATGGGTAGTATATGGATGGATAAATACCCCACACCTGTCATACCTGAGATTTAAAGGGGCCCTGCAGTTTTTGGTCTTCTAATGTATTACCTGGtgcacatattttacatattttgaagaagcatatatacatatacgCTAAAACTGTAAGTGTGCCCTGTATGTGCACCCTCGGCATTTCGGTAGTATTGAGCCATGTTTGTACTGTCTTCTGTGCAGGTCTGTCAAGGGACCTTCAGACGAAGCTCCACGGGCAGCACTTAGTTCAGTCTGTGGTTCTGAAAGCCATTCAGGGTTTTATCAACAACCCCGAGTCCAACAAGCCGCTGACTCTCTCGTTCCACGGCTGGTCCGGCACCGGCAAGAACTTTGTGGCCCGGATCATCGCAGATAACCTGTATCGTGACGGGGTGAAGAGCGAGTGTGTCCGACTGTTCATCGCCCCGTTTCACTTCCCACACGGCAGGCTGGTGGACACGTACAAGGTAAGATTTGCAGAGACCTCTTGGCACAGAGTTTGACGTTCTGTGCCAGAAACATGTTGGCAGTGTTCTTGGGACTCCCGTTTGCGTCGTCAGGTCTGATAACGATGACGGTTTGGACCCGTGcttcaaatcaaacatttaagTACTAACATGCCTGGCATTTGTCCAACAAGGACATAGTGGCCTAGTTGGTCCCATCTACACAAATTTTTGCATAATCACTGCTTtagatttcaaaataatgttgaCACAGTGTTATTACGCAATCATTCCATATTCAGTAGGGTATAGTACGCAGGTAACCTTTACATTCATACTATTAAAGGCTGTAGGATATATACATCTGAATGTTAATCATTCTCTATAAGGTCAAATGACAT
Encoded here:
- the tor3a gene encoding torsin-3A isoform X2, with the protein product MFVRWLLPVLWALSAEADFFQFESISNVSAYYFNYIYCNIWEGDCQPNQDDASQQVPTRDPWAGFPQDYISLLHQWYCSLGQCCESGDCRITNNITGLSRDLQTKLHGQHLVQSVVLKAIQGFINNPESNKPLTLSFHGWSGTGKNFVARIIADNLYRDGVKSECVRLFIAPFHFPHGRLVDTYKGQLREAIRDMVLRCPQTLFIFDEAEKLHPGLIDAIKPYMDHYDNVDGVSYRRAIFLFLSNIGGATINDVALDFWHSGQNREDIGMEDLEHRLRAETMESQGGFAQSELMSGHLIDFFVPFLPLEYRHVKLCARDAYVARGLEADEATLDEVAKAMLYVPKEERLFSAQGCKSIPQRINFFLP
- the tor3a gene encoding torsin-3A isoform X1, translated to MFVRWLLPVLWALSAEADFFQFESISNVSAYYFNYIYCNIWEGDCQPNQDDASQQAAFVCGFLAVDVTVPTRDPWAGFPQDYISLLHQWYCSLGQCCESGDCRITNNITGLSRDLQTKLHGQHLVQSVVLKAIQGFINNPESNKPLTLSFHGWSGTGKNFVARIIADNLYRDGVKSECVRLFIAPFHFPHGRLVDTYKGQLREAIRDMVLRCPQTLFIFDEAEKLHPGLIDAIKPYMDHYDNVDGVSYRRAIFLFLSNIGGATINDVALDFWHSGQNREDIGMEDLEHRLRAETMESQGGFAQSELMSGHLIDFFVPFLPLEYRHVKLCARDAYVARGLEADEATLDEVAKAMLYVPKEERLFSAQGCKSIPQRINFFLP